The following are encoded in a window of candidate division WOR-3 bacterium genomic DNA:
- a CDS encoding TetR/AcrR family transcriptional regulator has translation MEKIAVQSEFTRQTIYAYFKNREELLLILFLKESLKRWVYLEKATEDWDTSVKKLEMFGMSYWEYYRKIPNYLDLALYYDNYGIPYKSMRKAILKEFYEPNIRAKTFFHNIFIQGQKDGSIRDDINVEFSLSYFCISLRAVLKEVIYLKYMKKEYFF, from the coding sequence ATGGAGAAGATCGCAGTTCAATCAGAATTCACACGTCAGACCATATACGCCTATTTCAAAAACAGAGAAGAACTTTTACTGATACTGTTCTTGAAAGAAAGCCTTAAAAGATGGGTATATCTTGAAAAAGCGACGGAAGACTGGGATACAAGCGTTAAAAAACTTGAGATGTTTGGAATGTCGTATTGGGAATATTACAGGAAAATTCCCAACTATCTCGATCTTGCTTTATACTACGACAATTACGGAATCCCATATAAATCGATGAGAAAGGCAATTTTAAAGGAATTCTACGAACCAAACATCAGAGCTAAAACTTTTTTTCACAACATTTTTATTCAAGGCCAAAAAGACGGAAGCATAAGGGATGACATTAACGTAGAATTTTCCTTGAGTTATTTCTGCATTTCTCTTCGCGCGGTTCTGAAAGAAGTTATATATCTTAAATATATGAAAAAAGAGTACTTCTTTTAA